Part of the Aquila chrysaetos chrysaetos chromosome Z, bAquChr1.4, whole genome shotgun sequence genome is shown below.
agcTGTTGCAAAAGGCTCTAGAAAAAATACAATTGTAAGTATACTTCTAATTTCCATGATCTTGATTTAAAAGATAACGCCTTTCAAAAGTCCATTAACAGTAgcaaaaatctgtatttgtgtgCACCCATGCACATAACAGTATGAGTAAATTAGATTAGCAGTAtcatctgtaaagaaaaaccttttgaGCTTCTCTAGCTAGGTGGCATCATTTTAAAACCAGTGCATTTTTTTGAGATATTGTGGTAAGActccagtaacattttcttctcgTCCCACACTTTCAATGTGTGCAGCTCTCAGTGACATGCTTGGGATCTACCTCACTCTTGCTCATCTATCACTCCTCCCAAAACCTCATTTCTACTTTAATTGCTTCCATACTGTGTGGTTGGCCTCCACAGCTCTCTCCCAACACAGAATTTTATAATTCTTTGAAACTGGCTGATTTGTCCAGTTGTGCCCAAGGCAGAGCTGAGGCAGACCATGTGTCTCAGGTGAAtagaggctgctgctgtttccacTAGAGTCTGTGATCTCAGGCTATGGCTCACCTGGCTGAGAACAGTATGGGCTATGAatgcttcttttcccttcctctgcaagCACTGACAACTTTATACCACAAGACGTTTAAAGGAGGCATCATCCACTGAACAGGCTTGGGCTCAAGGTCAgtctaaaaaaagaagagcagagccCCCCTTACAGCAGGGTCTGCTGCATGCTGTCAGTGCCAGCCAGTGTCAGTGCATGCACACCTGGAATAAAGCACCACTCAACCAGAAAGTGGGGCAGCAGGATCTGGCACCACATTGGGTAAAGAAGCTGTATTTTATCTGAAGCACTTGACTCGTCCTGGGTCTGCAGAGGACTGAGCTGCATAGGCAGGGCATCCAGTCCAGTGGATGGGCAAGCCTGGGAGACAGGTAGAAGGCTATCAGACCCCAACCGCAGAGGTAGGCAGGGCATCTCTGTGCTAGACCCATGGAGGCCAGCTCCTTGGTTCAGGGGAAACTAATGTTTTTTCTAAAGACTATCAAGCCGTCTCTTGTGACCTAGCCCAAGTGGTTTGCACATTCGCTCCCAGACTGCCATATTCCATGGGTCAAACACCTTCAATATTGGAAACTCCTACAGAAAAGACCTCTTCCCTCCCACTATGAACGGCAGCCAGAGACAGGGATATCAACATAGAAACCTGGCACAGAAGAAGCATAACtgtgaggcagagagagatggCCACACGCTCACCCTGCCCAACTGTGAGGCGATCAGAAGACCCGGGTGTCCCCAGCAGTCAACATCTCCGTCAcactctgctctgcctgcagccaggctgcagtTGGTTTCACACTGAGATGAAAGCTCCTCTGTGGAGCAAACTCACCTCTGGAAGGCACAGTGCTGACAGGGTCAGGCCAACTCATAGATGGCTCTGCTCAAAGCcaaacaaagagcaaaagtaGCTCCCAGCATttcccagccaggcagggagacACAGCTTGTGCTCCCATGGACTTCCACAGGAACCAAAACAAACTGGAGAGGCAACTCCTCTCTCCCACAACCCATTTCACTTGTCCCAGCCTGAGTCCCATGGGAAGATGTTCTCCAGCTCCCAGGACCTCCTGAGGCCCAACGCTCATCTGGAGACAGTGTCATGACTCAGTTACTACAACATTAAACACAGGCTCTCCTGGCAGGCTAGCCACTGAAGGCACCATGCCTTCAAAGAGCCAGTTTCCTTCCTGACCAATTCAGAAGCTTTAGGTACTAACAAGGGAGTGTTCTCAGTTCATTATTTCCAGTGCTTTTACTTGTACACAAAGATCTCTTTCATGCCTCcatcagaaaagacagaagagccctgcctggctgggtCTTTTGCACCATGTCAACTTCTGTCATGGTACCACAACTGGTATTTCCCATGGACCTTCAGCTGTAATCCTGAACTGCACAGGACAGGGTGGGCTGAATGAGGAGAAGTACAGAAGAAGATAAAACTCCTTTGACACCTTCTAATCCATTACAAAGCCTGGCTTGGTCCTCAAATGGTCGTATACCAATAGTCTCGCTTCCTGGAGCAGATGAACTCCTGCTGTGACCACctttccccctctgctccaTCTTTTACAGACAGTTGCTACTGAAGACCTTCTGCAAGGCGTGAGGGAAGTGATGAGGAACTCTGTTTTTGTtaaatctcttcttcctcttcactaACAACCTCCTTCAGGTCCTGAggcccctgctctgctctctctttTACATAGGCTGCCTTGATCTGTTCCAGCTCAcacagctctgcctccagctcttCTCTGTGCATCGACCGCCGGTTCCTCAGCACTTTCATGGGGAAGGGATTTAAGTCGTTGAAGGCGATGTTCATCAGCTTCCTGCGATGGAAAAGACAGGTCTGGTGAACCAATTTACTGGCTGTAACGGGTGGTAACAGATACGCCAAGTGCATCCTGGCATAGGCAAAGAGTAGAGCCTCAGATTTCAGCTCTCTGAGCTCAAAAGTCACCAAGCAGCAGAGTCTTCAAGGAATCACAGGCAATTCCTTCTCACACAAACACCAACACAAGCAACGCTTTAAACAGCCTTACACCACCCCACCTTTTAAGGTACCGGTGGCAGGAGATGGTGGATCAGATGCCAATTCTGATCGCCCCTGGggcagtgtcctggtttcaactggggtagagttaattttcttcctagtaactggtagtgtgttttggatttagtgagaataatattgataatacactgatgttCTTAGCTATTGCTAAGTAGTGCTGATTCTAAGTTAAGGggttttcagtttcccatgctccGCAAGCAAGCAGGGGtacaagaaactgggagggagcatagccaggacgGCTGACttgaactagccaaagggatattccataccataggacatcatgtccagtatataaactggggggcgTTGACCCGgaggggtggatcactgctcaggcattggtcagcaggtggtgagcaactgcatttatcttttcttgttttcttttggggttgttttttttttacattcattttcattactattattattattgttattgttattgttttattgttgttgttagtattatattttattttcccttagttattaaattattcttatctcaacccacaggttgtgctttttttcaattctctcccccatcccactgagagtgagtgagcggctgtgtggtgcttagttgctggctggggttaaaccacgacaggaaTATTCCTGACGCTGAGCTCTTATGATCACAGAAATCTTCCTCTTTGACACATGTTGCCAATAAAGGTTGTGAGTGGTGCTGTGTTTCCAAATACCCCAACTACAGCTTGAGAGAAACCCAGCAAGTGGCAGCAcaatttccagctgctgcaaaaAGCAGGCCGGCCCAGACTTTGTAGCCTGCCCTGCTGTAACATGCCTTTGCCCAAGCCAAAAAGACTTTAAGTAACACCTCAAAGGGCAAGCCAAAAAGAGACAAACTGATCCATGTCCCATGGATCTGCCAATGTGCATGCATCTCTCTTAATAGACTGGTCACAACTCTTTTTTATGCTGACCTAACAGGCAAGCAAGAACAAACTCAGGATGGAAGGTTATCTACAACCCACAGTCCTACCTGCCATCCATGATCATTCTCGTGAAAAAGCGTAGGTACTGGTAGATCTCCACACTGTCGTGAATTCTTAGGATTTCCTCctcattgtatttaaaaatcgCAAGAGCATAACGGAAAATCACCTGGAGGGTTGAAAGGTGTTTGAGTTGACAAAGTCTTAGGCAGCTGAGGGACCAGGCCCTTCTGGTGTAAAACATGGGGTGGGGCATATGGCACTTGCAGTATAAGCTGGGCACTGGGCTTCTCCTGCTTGCAAGAGGCTGCATTAGGGCAGGCCTAAAGAAGCACAGTGCTAATGCTAAGAGAATGACTCTCTGTAAGCTAATTTAAAACCCCGGAGCATACCAGGTCCTCCAAAAGGACCCCATAGGGATTTCACAAGGGTTCTCCAGTTCTCCCCATGCACATGGGCAATGCAACACTCATGTTCTGAGATACTAACTCTCTGCCCATCTTCAGTTCCCTGTATCTGTCATACTCTCAGCTGTCCGGGTCACAGAGCAGAAGACACCATGGCCTTTCAGAGAGCTGTTTCATAGCAAGACTACCTGCTAAAAAGTGCCAGGGATACTGTGCACAGTATCAGGGACTAGGTTTGCCTACCGGCAGCAAGTACACAGACAACACAGAGGCTGGAAGGCATCAAGGCACCCCACCAAACAGGCAGGGTAGGACAAGAAGCACAATCCCACATCTCTTTGACACATGTGTATGTCCATCACCCTGCCATCATGTCACAGAGGTGGTGCAGATGGGAGGAAGGCCTAGACTGAGAGTTGCACCTTAGTTCCCTCGTACAAGAAGGCATCCCACACTCGCAGGAGGATGTCGCTGACCAGGCTGTCCACAAAGGCCACCAGAAACCAATTGAAGGTGATGAGTGAGACATCAATCCGATACTGCTCAAAATGAGCCATGAGGTGAGGCAGCTTCTCTGACAGGAAGTCTTTGAAGACTCTCTGATCTACCTAAAgttgacaaaaaaagaaaacaatgaagcCCTAGTCAAGAGCAGTCCTGGTGTTGGAAGAGAGGAATGGGACAGTGGCCCATGCATGCTACGGTAATCACTGGTGCCACCTTCTAGCCTAACCACACCctcagaagagcagagcatccttttccttccaacCCTTCAAAATTACTGAGCAGTGTACTTGTACGCTGTACCCAGTGCAAGGCGTGGAGCTGAAACAGGCCCAACATACaagcagaaatacatatattcttCTCACTCAGAGGATCATATTCCCTCCCAGCCTCAATGTCTGGAGGGAAAGTGATGCCACATTTTCCCGCATCGGTCTTACTGGGATTTTCTGTGATGTCATGAGCATCCAACTGAATGACAGGGATTAAAACCTGCCCAGGTCTGAATGACTGCACATGGCCCAACAGAATGAACACCTAGCACCTCTGACCAAGCAGGACCTGATCTTCTCACTTAACTTCTCTTCGTGGTCTGATTACTGTCTGTGCTCTGCTTTTGGTTGCATGAGCCGagacacagaaatgcagttgGTGAGATCCCTGACCCAGGTTTATAAAGGCATCATCTCAGGGAAGCCATAGTTTCAAGAGAGGAAGTGCTAAGGAGCAAGATCATAGTTAGGTCTTCCCCTACACCATACCATACTACTgccccagctgtgccagcccaCTTAGCTACGCCACAGTGGTACAAACCAAACAAGGCGATATGCATGGTCTCTAAAATCTGCAAGAGCTAAACCTTAAGTTTTCCAGCCAACTCAGAGCTTTCACTTTATCAAGCCAGCCCACAAAGCATCACCCTAGATCTTCCTCTTTATGTGGGTCTTGGGTAGACTTTCAAAGTCCAACCATGGGGTCAGGAAGTCTTTCTAAAAAAGGCTCCCTCAGCTGACAGTCTTTTGTCACCAAATGTAGGGGACCCTCTGTGTCTTCAGTCTGCCATGTTTTCCCTGTCAATCACTATTTGTCAAGTATTGAGCACTGGCTATTAAATCTCACAGCTAACACTACCTCCTACTCTGGACAGACATTTTGCTATGCATATTGCCGCTATCTGCTGCTTCCCCAGTCCATGGGTTGGCCTCTCCACCAGCACACCACTGTCCCAGTAAACATTAGTGTATTGGGTCTGactgagatggagttaattctccccatagcagccctcatagtgctgtgccCTGCATTGGTAGCTGCTTCACTTCTACTAGGccctctgtcctggtttcagctgggatagagttaattttccttccagtagctggtatggtgttgtgttttggattcagtatgagaagaatgttgataacacacggatgttttcagttgttgccaggtagtgtttagactaagtgaaggatttttcagcttctcatggccagccagcaagaaggctggaggggcacaagaagttgggaggggacacagccaggacacctgacccaaactggccaaagaggtattccataccatgtgatgtcatgcccagtatataaactgggggggagtcGGCTTGGGGGagtggatcgctgctcgggaactaacaGGGCATTGGTTGtcgagtggtgagcaattgcattgtgcatcacttgtttcgTAAATTCCAATCATTTtactattattgtcattttattattgttattattatcattattagtttcttcctttctggtctattaaactgttcttatctcaacccacaagttttacctgcttttcctgattctctcctctatcccactgggtgggggaagtgagtgagcggctgaGTGGTGtttagttactggctggggttaaaccactacaCCCTCCTTAAAATAAGTAACTGTGCAATTAATGGGCACCTTCCTTCTGACTAACCTGACCTTCAAGTGATTACTCAGGAATGGTTCCCAACTTTCTAGTGCTGGGGATCAATTTTGCTGCTCCTGTGTGTGCAACAAGTTTGTACTGTCAAGTCTACAACACCTCTGCAATGAAAGGGATTGCAAGATGGTATCACTGTCCTGTGAGAAATCAAACACACTGCAAGCTGACTGCTTGCTTTTAAACCTTTACTGTAAATCACTGTATCAGAGTCCAAGCAGATGTGAGGGTGCCCAGCTCACCTGTGATGTTATCAGTGTGTCACTGTAGTAGTCTGCTGGCATCAGGTTCTCCACAATATGGACTAGGCACCAGAAAGCACTTTCCTCATCTTCCAGGACCAGGAGGGCAACAGCTGCCAATCTGTGATGGACAAGACATGGTGAGGCAATGCAAAACTGCAGGAGGAGACATAGGCCAGCACAGGAACCAGAGAATCCAAGATTCCTCTTGGTGTGTCTCTAGCTCCATGAGTGTCCAAAATACCAAACATGGCAAGGCAGTTAGTCAGAGAGGCAAATGATCTGTTCTCTGGGTTTCTGAAGGAACCATGGGACtgtgattttctttcccatgttcCTCTGTCAGCAAACAGGAAGCATCAAATATGGAACTGGTGCAACAAAGCCAGACTCCCCAGCTAATGGGATGTTCTGTAGGTCTGCTGAAGTTAGCGGTGTGCTGATTTTGGCTATTTCAATACAGGAAAGAGCTCACTCAGAGATACTCCATATTATGTGACACAGCTCACCTTCCCATACACTCTTCTACAGTCCTTACCCCCTTCAGCTTTGACTCACTCCTTTTCAGCCAGACTGGAAAGATGATATCTAATGTCAAGGACTCTCCAGAGAGGAAAACGTCCTTCTGAAGACCATTCAAAGAACAACAGGAATAGCTTACACAGGCTCTCCTCATGTGAAAAGGTCCACCCAGAAATTCCCTTCTTGCAGTTAGTACCTGGTGCCTCTTTTACTTGGcagcacatttttaagaagtctgGTTTTATCTTTGCTACGGCCTTCTTTGGGAAATGAAAGAAGCTTTTAGATTCCCTGAAGCTTCTCTGCTCCAGACAGAACAACCCCAGtttcctcagcctctcctcatgtCATTTGCTGCAACTCCCTTATCTCTAGCACTTCCCAACATTTCCTCCAACTCTTCTTAGCAAAAAGGGGAATCACCAGGGTGTTCTTCTAAGCACATTAAGACTTAGCAATTCAGCCCCAGCCTCATGCTGTTATTCTGAGACTGCCTCACTTTACCTCCTATAGCTGCTCCTTCCTATTCTGTAACCATGGAAATGCCGAATAAGTACATCCTGCTGCTTGCTTGATCCCAGCAACAATACTGGGTGAAAAAAGACACCAAATGCAGAATTCTGCAGGAAAATACCTAGAGCCAGGACAGAACTTGAGAGAGGCAGGAGCCTGCGGTTGCCTGAGTCACAGACTAAAGTTTGTGTCTACACCTTCTCAGTGCTATCccatgaaaaagcagcatacCTGGCTCCTCACCTGTTCAGTCCCTGGCAGTATCCAATGGCAGGATTGTGCCAGGAGAATGCTAGCAACACTCTCCGGAGCTTGGGGATGAGCTGGGAGGtaggagaggaaaaatgtttgttgttGGTCAGTGTGCGAGGCAGGTCAAGCTCAATCTGCCGGCAGGCAGGGTGCTCAGTGCTCTCGCTCTGCCGTAACAGCCGCTGGTAGTGGTCAGGCAGACGGCTGCAGTGCCGGCTGACAATCCACCTCCAGACCCGTTGCCGATGCTCCACTGGAATGCCACTTCGGATCAGgcttttcagctctgcagatgGGCTCAGCTCTCCAACGCTGTTCCACCTGTCACGGAGGGGCTTCTCCACTACTTGCTGGCTCCGCAGGTTGTTTGACTTTATCTCCAGGGCTTGGATTTTGGCCAGAAGTTTCCAGTCCTCAACTTCATAGTCAGGTACAGTCATAAATCCATACTCATCATACTCACTGGAAGAACACAAGGCAGAGGTTAGTTCAAAGGACAGTGCTGGTACCTGCATCAATGGCCACTCACTGCTTGGGGCCATGCCAGCTACAGCCTGCTGCCAGGTTCCTGTCACCCATGGCAGAGCGCGGGTACTCCTCCTTCACTTCTCTTGCAGCTGCATGTGAGAGCCTGCCATGCCCACTGTTTCAGAGCCTTGAGAACAAATGAGAGCCTGCAGcaacagcacacacacacacaaactcaAGTGTAACTTTGCGCTGAGCTACAGCCCAACCTCATCAGACCTCTCTCACCTCGCCTGGTCCCCTGCCCCTAAGGGATTATCTAGCTCAGCCTGTGTACCTTCTCCCTGCCATGCCCTAGCACAGAAACTGTTTTGTAGGAAGGGACTGCAAAGGCTCTGGGGCATCAGACCAAAGAACAGAGATCCACAGTACCTTCTGGTGTCTCCCTGTACACAATGCAAATCACCTACTGATCAGAAAACACCAGAAGCACTGATAGTACAGCTCGTTGAAGGTTTTTGTATCATCAGTCCACATGCTGGGATACTTGTAAGACATTATTACATTCTTGACAGAGAGACCAAGCCTGGCCTGGGGGTCTTATCTCCAAAGCTACCTGGAGGACCTGTGAGTCTGACCAGTCAGATGAAATAGAAACTGATACAGAACTGGGGCATTAACTGGGCAAGAAAGTATAAACACAAATGCCAGCATACCAGCAGCGCTGGTGGCAAGGCTCTCTGGAGGTCTCCAGTCCAGCCCCCCTTCACTGCAGGATTGTCCCCAGCATTAGAACAGGGCAACAGTGGCTTTGTATGGCTGGGACTAGAAAACCCCAAAGGATGGAGATCCCCCACCTTCCAGGTGGCCTCCTCTCCTACAGAAGTTTATCCTTATGTCCAATGTTTACCTCCCAGGCATACCATGGCTGTTGTCACTTGCCATACTGTCTGCCACTGCCAAGAAAAGTTTAGCTGTACCATCTTTAATTCCCCTTTCTACAGTGTTATGCTGCTATCAGATACTCGTGGTCTCCACACCACCAAACTAAACAAACTTCCTCAACCTCCACTCCTAGGTCATGGCTCCAAGTCCCTGCTACAGAAATGTCCCTGGATCTTTCTTGCCTGCTTATTCCCCTCCACGGCCAGACTCCTACAAGGGTGTGAATATCGCCGTGCTCTTGCCTCTTACCTTACAGGGTTCAGGTtaaaactttcttctgcttcttccttcacATCCCACTGGAGTGCTTCCTGGATGAGGTTCCTCACCAACTCAGCATGGGAGCTGGGCAGGCCAGGCATAGCTTCCTGCAGCTTCCGCAAGACTGTCAGGTATTTGCTCTCCATCTGGCAGTTTCGTGCTTGCAGGCAGGCACACTGATGGGGAAACAAGAGGGAATGAGCTGTCTCATTGATGGTTCTTCCTGCATTGCCACTGCTCTCTACTGGTCTGGTTTGCATGTAAAGTGAAGACTCCTGAACAGCAAAGCACCAGAAAACACATCCAGCAGTTTTCTACagtcagcagaactgcagctATGAATGAATTACCATGTTCTATGAACAAGCACAAGCTGCAGTAGCTAGCATGCAACAGAATTTGCTTATGGAGTGGGAGACCTACTACACCATCACCTTCTTCAGCTACTGCATTACATCAGTGGATGGTCATATCCCAGCCAGCTCGGCTCGGGACACAACCAAAGAGCCACCACTGCAGCTGAGTTCTCTGCAGGCTTTTTCCCTACTCCTCAGACAAGTTCTCTACCCCACATTGAGCTGTATCCTGATAGAACACCTCTCCTAGGACTGAACTATGACTGTACCATTTTCAGGATACACGGTAGCACCACAGACAAGGTGAACACATGCCCCTCAGTGACCTCAGTCCCATGGCACTGGTACACAATGTTTCTCAAGCACATGAAGCCCAACTGAGTTCAAACAGCAGGACAGTCCTTGCCACCACCATACTCCGGGgcacacaaagcagaaaaaaggaatgaggaCTGTTATTCCCCACTCCATAAGTGGGGAACTGAGGCCACACAGGTGACAAGACTCGGCCAATCTCTCACAGGAAGCTTAATGAAGACTCCTGGTCAGTGGGAAGTGGCAGTTGAAAACAAAAACGCAACAGAAACCACAGAGAGAATTAGGCTGCCTATAGAGGGGGCAGAAAGGAGAGTGGGGTACTGTCATATTGCCACTTTAATCAGCATTTTGCCTCCCATTGGGCATGTTGGTCTGATTACTTCCTTTCTGAACGTTACAAAAGTTTCAAGATCAGAGAATGGCAGTAAGTTATGAGGTAGGCAGGGTTTCAAATGACTAGAAAGCAAGATGTAAGAAAGGCAATAACActtcagaagcagctttttgCCCTGTTCCAGAATCCAAGACTGTGGAGACATACCTTAAAACCCAGGGAAGTAAAACCCAGGGAAAACCCACAGAACAAATGCCAGCACACACCTGGGGAAGTGGTTCAGGACAAGAAGGTAGGATTAGACAAGTCTGAGAGTAACCAGGTTATGCACACTTACAAggctagaaataaaaacagagcttATGAAAACGTAAGAACTCTGATCTAGCTGCAGGACCTGAGAGTGCTGCCACCTGGCAGTGCCAAGCCTAGTAGAGAAATCAAGACTAGATGGAGCCACAGTTTAGTCAGTCTGCCAGGTCTCAAGAAAATTTTCTGATTCCCTACACATagtgttggttttttatttgtatcCAAAAGCATagctgaaatgcagaattcTGGGTTAAGTTTCAGCATCTTTAAGACCGAGCTTTGCAggtattttacttttattgaagaatgaaaatgatCACGTCTAATTTAGGAacaacacaaagcagaaaaaaaagtcacactaAAAACACACATCGGGAAGAAAGCTTATTCCTGGTGTGTTTTGGACCAAAATCCATTCCAGTGAcaactttggaaagaaattagtAACAGCTctcaccaaggaaaaaaaagtcattttgccTTACCTTCATCAGAAGGGCTTTTTCATTCTCAGCAACACTTGTCCAGAGTCGAGTAACCTGGTGGATCTCCGAGTTGAGAAATTGGTTCTGGGTTTTGTATGCATCAATATCATCCTgccacaaagcaaaacagtaacACAAAGAGAGTTCTTGAGGGGCTTG
Proteins encoded:
- the TBC1D2 gene encoding TBC1 domain family member 2A isoform X1, producing MKKGPESGACPLAAPGNLVESNPDNNSSDGASVKEKDMLSSSGELENVQLKPSRETSRKKLCGYLNKLGIKGPIKTWKSRWFFYDENKCNLLYYRTAQDINPLGSVDLSSASFDCKAENGEGVFEIRTPSRVFTLKAISKQAMMYWLQQLQMRRWEFCNAQSRFPVGSSQLVNEPLTGRTNVVDNEDFLPPVKTPTEAVGLKAASLPAPQTSTALQNISLKHPWTEIQNTVYNICGSKQLWGNNGNVFSFSEFQEHPENPDEEQEAEVEAGCAVKEGIPEDGRMNWVRKARWMNSGLPGLPEEVSRERNPMDKVSVLQQQILTLTEEVKSQKELVKLLHKALEAAQQEKRVSSMYLTAAEDKDRLELVRHKVRQIADLTSRLEALEQEKKELEQILSLRDSHIQELKEHVQLLMEKNHAKQEVIMALTEQMAQELSDPLQEANTITAETLYKQQEEIEHLKDDIDAYKTQNQFLNSEIHQVTRLWTSVAENEKALLMKCACLQARNCQMESKYLTVLRKLQEAMPGLPSSHAELVRNLIQEALQWDVKEEAEESFNLNPVSEYDEYGFMTVPDYEVEDWKLLAKIQALEIKSNNLRSQQVVEKPLRDRWNSVGELSPSAELKSLIRSGIPVEHRQRVWRWIVSRHCSRLPDHYQRLLRQSESTEHPACRQIELDLPRTLTNNKHFSSPTSQLIPKLRRVLLAFSWHNPAIGYCQGLNRLAAVALLVLEDEESAFWCLVHIVENLMPADYYSDTLITSQVDQRVFKDFLSEKLPHLMAHFEQYRIDVSLITFNWFLVAFVDSLVSDILLRVWDAFLYEGTKVIFRYALAIFKYNEEEILRIHDSVEIYQYLRFFTRMIMDGRKLMNIAFNDLNPFPMKVLRNRRSMHREELEAELCELEQIKAAYVKERAEQGPQDLKEVVSEEEEEI